One Bradysia coprophila strain Holo2 unplaced genomic scaffold, BU_Bcop_v1 contig_583, whole genome shotgun sequence genomic window carries:
- the LOC119083263 gene encoding oocyte zinc finger protein XlCOF6-like, whose product MLRIYKIEVKAEPELTIIDDGRFNDLVKPMQNYDRSKEQLFCANNVKEENFVRNIVPGGLEVTDVIVKLKQENKLNIFDEYENIPAVVYDTHQLLGLGQLDCIQQNTESDCTVGSTTTTSPSSAPALQESVLLQNSVADDVSSFECYLCHQMFYDDSDCRRHMFLCCFSPFVCRICDKNLQSRAELHRHLTHHIEKGLCRKKPNQIASTTTNKFRIVKLVDCLKVNDGKSTNDRRHACNYSDCNATFFTAKALSMHRLIHSDQRKYVCAHEQCGKKFKLRSYLREHENIHKADAKRHKCEYANCDKAFFKKSKLTRHHITHMSARQYSCDYSQCEKKFKDKTALNRHFATHSDRIHACTFTQCEKRFTSKALLKSHVARHINDRPHTCTHPGCGKKFQDYPNFVRHKKGHDVVERPRPFVCPVPQCGKSFAFKQVLKRHSSSHLVDRSYECDQCGKKFKCKEYLRLHKRTHMTTRPHTCNYEECGKSFKSKPELKSHMTVHMDQRSSLIQNVINHSKPVKHFVFTKLLIHSSDNTLVHM is encoded by the exons ATGTTGAGAATCTACAAAATCGAAGTGAAGGCTGAACCAGAATTGACAATCATCGATGATGGCCGCTTCAATGATTTG GTCAAACCGATGCAAAATTATGACCGAAGCAAAGAACAGCTGTTTTGTGCCAACAATGTGaaggaagaaaattttgtacgAAACATTGTGCCAGGTGGTCTGGAAGTTACCGATGTAATCGTCAAGCTTAAACAAGAGAATAAACTGAATATCTTCGATGAATACGAAAATATTCCTGCAGTTGTGTACGACACGCATCAGCTTCTG GGACTGGGACAGCTTGATTGCATCCAACAAAACACTGAGAGTGATTGTACTGTTGGTTCAACTACAACGACATCACCATCATCAGCACCAGCACTTCAAGAGTCAGTTTTGTTACAAAATAGTGTCGCCGATGATGTGAGCAGTTTCGAATGTTACCTTTGCCATCAAATGTTTTACGATGACAGTGATTGTAGGCGCCACATGTTTCTCTGTTGCTTTTCTCCGTTTGTTTGCAGAATCTGtgataaaaatttgcaaagtcGCGCCGAATTGCATCGTCACCTCACGCATCATATTGAAAAAGGTTTATGTAGAAAAAAGCCCAATCAGATTGCATCCACGACTAccaacaaatttcgaattgtc aAATTGGTCGATTGCTTAAAAGTTAATGACGGAAAGTCCACCAATGACAGAAGACACGCCTGCAACTACTCAGACTGTAATGCGACATTTTTCACTGCGAAGGCTCTTTCCATGCATAGACTCATACATTCCGATCAGAGAAAGTATGTGTGTGCTCATGAACAGTgtggcaaaaaatttaaacttcgCAGCTACCTTCGGGAACATGAGAACATCCACAAAGCCGATGCTAAGCGTCACAAATGCGAATATGCCAATTGTGATAAAGCGTTTTTTAAGAAGTCTAAATTAACTCGTCATCACATCACACATATGAGTGCTAGACAGTATTCTTGCGACTATTCgcaatgtgaaaaaaaattcaaagataaAACCGCCCTCAATCGTCACTTCGCCACCCATTCAGACAGAATTCATGCGTGCACGTTCACTCAATGCGAAAAACGATTCACGTCGAAAGCTCTTTTAAAGTCTCATGTGGCCAGACATATTAACGATAGACCGCACACATGTACCCATCCAGGATGTGggaagaaatttcaagattatCCTAATTTTGTAAGACATAAGAAGGGACATGATGTGGTAGAACGACCAAGACCTTTTGTTTGTCCTGTTCCACAATGTGGGAAGAGTTTTGCATTCAAACAAGTCTTAAAACGTCATAGTTCCAGCCACTTGGTTGACAGATCATACGAATGTGATCagtgtggaaaaaaatttaaatgtaagGAATATCTTCGCTTGCACAAGCGCACGCACATGACCACACGGCCACATACTTGTAATTATGAAGAGTGTGGAAAGTCATTTAAATCGAAGCCTGAACTCAAATCGCATATGACAGTGCACATGGATCAGAGATCTTCACTCATCCAGAATGTAATAAATCATTCAAAACCAGTAAAACACTTCGTGTTCACCAAATTACTCATTCACTCGTCAGACAATACTCTTGTTCACATGTAA